The Sparus aurata chromosome 14, fSpaAur1.1, whole genome shotgun sequence region ACAGATGACATGCCAATATTGTCGCATTGTTATGCGTCTGCTTAACATCATAGTATGTTTAGTTGCTGTGAGGTCAGGACTACTGGTtggataaaacaagacattcaaGGGAAAGggaagcagttttttttttaaatatctcaTTTAACACATTTGTTGTTATGTTGATGGAATGTTTGCTTAACTGACTAATCATTTTAGCTCTTGTTTGtcagctgattgttttgtttgttactttTGATTAGCCATCATCACCACTCTATGAGGTGGTTAGGGTTGGTGTTGTAACCTTTATATACACAGTAGCCATGAGTTTCATTATGACAATTTTGGGCATGTTACTACATAAATTATAAGTGCTACATAATAAGATGTTACTctgcttttttaaattgttgaaaTCATCTCGTCAGTGCTGGCTAAAGCCAGCTACTTGAAGCTGGTGCATGCTGCTCTGTGCTTATGAATTTAGAAATCATTTGTGCGTAGATTTGTTAACTCCCAGGTCTCAGATATTTTTCAGCCCTGTCGGTACAGTCTAATAACGCTAATGTTTTCATcaaaaattgcacatttttgaaaaattccCACTTTCCATCAACTTTATTTACAGAAGTAGATGGAATCATGCCTGTTCACACACCCAAGCACAGCAGCTTGATGAATCACAGACTGCACCTCAGTATGAAAGGGCTCCGTCATGAAGACCAAATGGAGCTCAATTTGATGAGGAATGAGATTGATGGAGACAAACAAGCACACGGGCACTCATATTGGggaagaaacacatttttcatccCAGCAACTACTCTCTAGCTTGTTTTCTCCATCAGGCTCCTTCCTAGGTTACCTTGTCACCTTTTAGAAATATTCAAAATCTAGCCTAAGGAGAGAGATTTCTACTGCAGAACATGTCCAGTCTTTATCACACAATCATTTTGGTTACTGCTGATAAATACTTGGCATACCTCACTATTCGGTTCTTTTTTATTCTGACTAGTCATATAACATATATTATACcgtggtctgggggaatactcgattctgattgggtGTGGCAGTGTTTTCTGGGGTGATCCAGGTCTCGTTAAGGGCCAGGAAGTGGAAGGCTGCAGGGAAGCATAGGCTAAAATGGTGTCTGCCTTCTTGACTGCAGACTAGCAGTTCCATAGCCCCCCTAGCTCTTCAAATCCAGAACTGGTGAAGCATGTAGGATAGCAGAGATTGGCTGGGTTACAGCCTTGAGCAATGTGTCACTGGTGAAATCTTTTCTAGTTTGATGTCCTGACTGGGATTAGGTAGAAGTCATGGCTACAATCGATGGGGGACAGCAATTTACGTTGACTTCCTCGATAGACTCCCGCAGAGAGACTCCTTAAGTCTTTGTTCAACAGTCTTATCTCGTCTGTCCTAGCGCTGCAGCTGATGCTGTAGTGACTAGCCCATATGTGCTAGATTTACCTCAAGCAGGCTTAGCTCCGCCCTGCAATCAAGCCTATTTGACACAGCTGACTTTGCCAAAACTGTGGGGTAACACTTAGCTTAAACAGTTTCAAAACAATTTCCCCAAAAATTATCTAGACTTTAATATAaactttaaataatttcccagacTGGGATCATtgaagtaattctatctatctatctatatttcAGTTAACCTTCCTCACAGAATGCCCAAACACTGGATCTACAATTTCCTCCTACTCATCAGCAGTAGTTTCATAGCTTCTATTCCCTGGACaaaatacactactcacaataagttagggatattgtgagagactcagtggatttcatacatacggtgtttgtttcacttcagagagttttgggatagggaggcaattgtattggggtgatagacacacctcattttgttttttccacgtaatggtctcactgtgtacagtgtgccttacatattggggccaataccaaaaaactgaaagacaacccttttcagtgtggcatcaatttcaacattctgtgggtataagctggtattgtcagtaagtcattccaagttcaccattcaaacagccatgaacacacaacgtcacttaacggacgagcagcgccacctggccatagcgcgccttcgggtcggtggcaggcagtcagatgttgctcgtgaacttggtgtgtctcaaagtgtcatcagcagacttgcatcaagacacagaactactggcagagttcgtgacagacccaggagtggagccccacgggtgacagaccgcaacgatgaccagtacctaaggacctatgcactcagacatcgttatgcaactgccacgcagctgcaggcccagttacgagatttgaggggtactagggtttccagacaaaccattcgaaattgactccaccgctttggcttgaatgccagacgaccgttgcaggtgactccactgacaccaagacaccgccatgaacgtttgcagtgggcacaagaccatgtgacctggacaatgcagcagtggtctaccgtcctgttcactgatgagtgtcgggtaaccttgcacagaaatgatggtcgtcagcgttgctggagaaggcgaggtgagcgatacgccgaggtcaacatggtcctcagtagggctgcacaaaaaatcgtttaaaaatcgcgatctcgattcacacatacacgtgatctcatatctacacacagcgaatctgaagcattttatatctcgagctgaatcacaaacaaatgctcctaatttcctcccggattttttgaagcgctcccaaacgcagcactgctgctgcctccaccCTCAACCTGTGTTAAatgtctttacaacacgtgattcagtggcggaagcccgcctgcagttaagtgtatggaaggagaagctgtttttagacggggcagcaagccgccaatctgcccgtccttttggcggctaggtccgcggatttagacagagggcggcaaattgggggtctgttttggtccgccgatttcccgcctcggagggtccacttatttccgcctcgcctgctagatgagcaactggacagccgctgagatcaggagatgctagcttctcctggatctctagctgtatggttgtgttagcttgtttttgtagccacaatctaggaatggtcactactttcaaattaaaagcccccccgctaagaacccagctctaaactccaatggggtgtaatgtaaagctcttattttgaagacaaatacgttgtcaactgctcacagcccaacgtcgggcttcaagtcacgtcacatgtttacctctacctctgaggcggcttttggaaaaggaagaaaattatgcctccgttttagaaagccgatcacagcagctatcacatatcacctagcttaagatacggccccaataaacactgcacaacatgaggtataaaaggatgccctctcatcttgggagacaaattttttattttttttatttgtgtaaaaataatttctcatccaatgatagaacttgaaatgaacaaaaaaacattgctttggcagaggcatagtagtatctgccatactatcattttttgttgttgttttgttcaagttcatcagtgcaataaacattttgtgaaaaaaatcgtgccagagaatcgtgatctcaattctaagcaaaaaaatcgtaattcacattttttccagaatcctGCAGCCCtagtccccagggttccctttggtggaggaggtgcaacggTCTGGGCCTGCCCAGACCGTTGCACCTCCTCAGCGAAAAatagatttggttattgtagatggctcagtcactgcacgttcttacctcagagacatcatagaacccatcatcatcccccaattccgccagcacacccccaactttctgttcatggatggtaatgctccaccacatcataccagaattgtcacagctcgacttcaggaagtcggagtgcctcatatggtatggccagcaatgtcccctgacctgaaccccatagcgcacgtctgggaccagctgaagcagagactggatgatcgtaccccacccccacgtgacctggcagaattGCGCGTAGCACTTgcggaggagtggaacgcattgcctccgaacaacatcatgaggctagtgaggagcatgagacgtcgctgtcaagctgtcattgctgcaaatggtggaaacacccgctactgacattgtcaatttttgttatttggggctatccttgttattgtctaaacttttggggtaataaatattaaactaatgaaaatggtgtttcttctcatacattattagtaatatcaaagggaacttttacttatttcattaaaattcagaccaaataggaaaagcactcatgtaaataacaatatccctaacttattgagTAGTGTAtatcatataataatatgaataattgaTTTTAGCCAGCAAAATAATTAAACTTCACAGATGATTGAAGCATGCATGGGTTTGATTGCTACATTACAAAAGCAGCCTATTTGTGACCCCtgaactattattccttcaccatgtgttttggttgggttggattcttgtcacatctatgacacaacaacaaaaagcaacagagtaCTCACTTAGAGACTtagaaactttgttttattcaactatTGCAACTATTTTGGCCCTTTTAAGATTTGTAGTTGAGTACCCCTGGTGTAAAGGATTGTTTCATACTATTGTTTTAccattttaataagtttaaatATTCTCATTATTAAAACAGTGTAAAATATTTACCACACTTGAACTGTTTCTTGTTATCAGCCACTCACATAATTTTCATATGCTGTTGAGTAACACTCACCCTAAAAACTTGCAAACTAGCCTCTTCCTACCACTCTCTGATAGGAAGAGGCTACAGAGAGTGGTCAAGACAGCACAGAGGATCATCGGATgccccctcccttccctcaAAGACATTTGCTCATCCCGCTGCTTCAGCAGAGCTGAGGCAATCACAGGAGACAGTACCCACCCTGCACATCACCTCTTCGACCTGTTACCCTCAGGCAGGCGCTACAGGTCCATCAAAACAAGAACCAACAGACTCAGAAACAGCTTCTTCCCACAAGCCATCACTGTACTGATCACAAACAGACActgacacacgcacacgtaCAGACAATTATGTTCCCCAAAGAATTAATTTTAATAGTTTTGGTGATTCCCAGGATTTTAATCTTGCACCGTCATCAGGTTAATCAGGTCCAACGAAAACgcaaaataattattattagtatATTATTTTTTACACTACTACTTTACCAAGATCATTGAGAGGCCTAGCTTAAGTTTTGGGACCTGATATGGCACCTTAGCGTCCTAGTTTTGGAGAGCCGGTACTTGCAAAAATTCACTACTGTGAAGTTAGTTTTGAGCTGGATAAGCTTAAGACGTTCAGTCTGAATCTAGCAGTATCTTCTGAATCATTTTCACCCATCATTTAGTGACCATCAATAAATTGCacattaatgaaaaataatgataaaaataatattcCGTTGGTCTCATGTagctccccttttttttattgcttatgtcaaattaaattattttacatgAATACAAGTATACTACAGACGTGTATACTtttagtatttttatttatttgtaattatATTGCAAATAAACTCAGCATGAACCTCAACAGAACTAGGATTAGTGTGTCCAATTTGGTGGGcttgtcagtcagtcagtcggtcCATATCCACTGAATGGGACTCCTGTTTCAGAGCTGAAAAGCCTCCATTCATCCatacctcctctcctctttcagtTGATAGCATGCTGGCCATGTGTGGATCCCATTAGCCATATGTGCGCAAgagcgcgcacgcacacacacaccaacacacacacacacaaaagaaaaaactatgAAGGCTAGCTCAGACAGAGCCGAGAGACAGGCAACTGGAAATAAACAAGTCTTCTTAGAATGTGCCCGGGGTGACAGTCTGACTGGAAAAAGTCTCACACGCTCAGTACGTATGTGTTTGGTTTAAGCAAGCTGCACTTCTACACATCCTCTCTCCCTGTCCCTTAGATACAGAAAGGCATCTGCATCTGAGCTCAGATTCCTACAGAATAATGTAAGAGGtctgaatgagagagagagagagagagagagggagagacgttACCACGGTAACAAACTGAGCAGACATGCTTAAGAGTAGCTCCTGAACAATACTTTCGTTTTTTGTTCAGAAATGAGATAAACACTGAAAAGTAGTAAAGAACTTGAATACAGAAGTCGACAGAACAAGCCagaaaggagaaagaggagaaagagaggaaaaacagctggaaCAGGACCCTGGAGACAAAGATCAAGACAAAGATCaagggtccgtttcacaaagcaggtttagtgaaaactctgagtctgttaaccctgaaatgagggaaactctgagttttccgtttctcaaagggaggtaactcaaaccagagaaagaggggtaactctagcctgtttcacagagagaggtaacttaagctctcggtcagttaccattgTAAAATACTCCGTGAAACTAACCTGGGCGGGatcaggtttttctcaacaaaccttgagtttctctctgtctccgccctctttcagccacacacggtatttgatttcctcattcattcagttagcaggcgagttttggcgtaatATAGTTCTGTCGTCTGTTTTTtcagaaaatcattgcaaaaatcagtcattagaagttatattaggtggcgactattttcacgaccatggcatgtccttttgataatgatcccgtggatgaaggtgcagcattactgcgcagagaattaaatattcgtcgggagatgattatcagaccacgcatagatgttcttgcatttccggACAATTATCTTTtggagcggtaccgtttcacgtcacagtccatcatttacatacacaacctaatccgtccttacatttccaacattaccagccgcagtcatgctctcacatcccagcagatattgtgtgttgcgctgcgtttatTTGCAAAGGGGAGTTTTTtgtacaacgtcggagatgcagagcacttgagcaaggcaactgtgtgccgagcggtcagaaaagtgtgcctcgccctgaaacagctactacccatctttgtCATTTTCCCTGGACATAAACCTGTCAGAGCCATCAAGGAGGAGTTCCACAGGATTGCAGGTGAATGACGTAGATATCTATTAAATGAATATCAAATGATATTCTGTTAATGACGTTGTGCTGCAACCTTAGACTGggattattcattttaatttctttcaggATTTCCCAGTGTGATTGGCTGCATAGATGGCACACACATCCCCATCATGGCTCCATCACATAATGAAGCAGATTATGTGAATAGGAAGTCCATTCACAGCATAAATGTGCAGGTACATGTGGATTGACTactgtttcaaaatgttaaagacTGCATCATAGTTCAACATCTGTCATTCTCTGCACTGTCAAGATCGTATGTGATGCTGCATATATCATTTCCAATGTGGAGGCCAAGTGGCCTGGGTCTGTTCATGACTCAAGGATTTATCGAGAGTCTAACCTGAGCAACAGACTGCAACGTGGTAAGCAGCCTAAAGATTTGCATAATACTTCACTTGTCTCCCCCCTTTTAATATAATCTAATGTATCCACTATACATTACAGGAGAGTTTGATGGCCATCTTCTGGGTGACAGGGGTTACCCATGCCAACCTAGGCTGCTGACCCCTTACCCTGACCCTGAACCAGGCCCCCAACAGAACTTCAACCGGGCTCACTGCAGGACGAGAGCCCGGGTTGAGATGACCATAGGCCTGCTGAAAGCCCGTTTCCAATGCCTACGTCACCTCAGGGTGACCCCTAAGAGGGCCTGTGATATTATTGTGGCATGTGTTGTTCTTCATAATATTGCCACTATTAGAGGAGAGCAACACCCTGCCCTACAAATTGAAGACCCCGATGATGACCCCATCCACCTGTCAGCTATGCAGGACGGCAGAGCAGTCAGAGACGCCATATGCCATCATCACTTTAGTGATTgaatcaccatcatcatcaccacagcagtcaaataaagacatactacacatttcatttggtctTCTTTATTTCCTGCAAATACAAGAGCTAGTTTAATTAATGTTCCAATATAGTTAACATAATTAGCATGATTCACATGTGACCATGCACCTACCTCTAACTTGTGCTCCAGTATTTCAATTTCTATGTCTGCCTTCCTAATCTGGCGGTCCAAGTACTGCATTTCTTTGTcggttttttgtatttttttcagcaggtgaattttgtaaatgtctttgaCTGGTAACTGGGAATACATACAAGGAGGATATTATACAGTTGCACATGAATTCCACAGAACGAATCTCTGGTGTTTACTGAACATCCATCTCACTGTGTCAATCTGTGCAGTGGAAGTTGAGGgaccctcctgctgctgcccagCCATGCCCTGTTAAAAAAGGATGAGAATGTGTTAATACTTCAGTGTAGGCTAAATGTCACTCTATATTCCACCAGAATGTTAAGAAATGTAAATCGGAAGAGAGCTATCAGTAACATATAAAGATGTTACCTCTATAGGCCTTTCTGGATTCCCCTCTGTAAAGGCAGCAGATAAAGTTAAAAAATGGGCTCAAACTCACTGTATGaccgcattaatatttccagtTCAAGTGGGGTGAAAAATGAAGCCCGcttcttccccgttgccatggtgactcgtcgaatcggggctccattgacgctgtctttttatacttgtggtgcgcgcgcttaactccaggtgaaactactccgagttgatcaaactaactcaaatcagctgttctggaaccgaaaactcagagtttcctatctcagagtagatcaactcagagttcagggttagactcagagtttgttgaacctgctttgtgaaacggaccccaagACTTTTAGTTGAATACAATGTTGCTAACCTAAGCAATCAAAACAactagaagaaaagaaaagaagaagacagaggaggacagaggaggactcaactaaacaaacaagaagACTAAGTGAAAACTACTGGACACTGGCAGTAAGTTTTAACACTTTAAATTACAAATTAATTACAAATAGAATCCCAACTGAAATAttaaagctaacagctaactagcttccACTAgctaaataacagttggacggTTGCCTAGCAACGGCATCAGTGGCATCTCCCTGCAGCAGTAGCAACAGAACTTTCCTGTTCAAAAACTCACAGATCTCAGAGTGTTAACTGCTGTATCATGATGTCTACCTGCTCTGAGACAACAGAATATCCCCCAGCTGTAAATGCAAGACTGCAAGgagcaaatataaacaacaagtTCTCCGGGAAAGACCAGAAACACTCTTTCTTGACCTGTATAAAGATGGGAGGGCATGTAATCTAATCTTCTTCACTGATGAAGCTTATGCCTGGCTAGATGTCATCAGCTCCCACTACTCCTCAGTAAAAAGAACAGGGATCTGCAATGGATGGAAGATAAGTGTGTTTGAGGAAAATGACCCAGACAACACAGTCATAACAGTCAACCTGTTTAAAAATGGAACTGCCATGGTACAAGGACACCTGGCAAAGTTTGAAGATGTCTTCCCCGCTATGAAACTCAGGGCTCAAAAGGAGAAGGAACGTCTTACAAATACCCCACCAACCCATGGAAGCAAAACCTCCATCTCTTTCCCCACGTCTGACAGAGAGCCTGCAGACGCTGACACTGACCCTCCCCTACTGGAGCACCCGGAGGCTCTGAACATCATGAGGGAACAGTTCTCCCAGATGGAGATAGAGCTGGTACAGCTCAGGGAGCAGCTGGACCAACAGCAGCCTAACCTCCCTCCTTCCAGGATACCCTGACCATCTTCAGGAGAGAACAGGAGGACATACTCAATGCTCAGTTGAGAGAGTTTCATCAGGACAGAGCCAGTCATAACAGACAGCTGGACTACCTCAGTGAGGAGGTGAAGCAACTGAGAAGCGACAGAGACAGCTGTAGGGCAGAGATAGCAGCACTAAgagaagagctgctggagagggaCAGAACTCTGCTCAGTCTACAGGAGAGCCTGAGAACACAATGCTGTCTACCCACAGCCACCCCTCAGAGCCAGACCATCCCCACCCAAACCAGCCCTGCACCCGCTCAGCCTCCACACAGCCCTACCCCTGGGAGCTCACCCCACCTACCTCAACAAGCTTCGGCCTCCAGCCACAGCCATGCTCACACCCCAGCACCAGTGGATTCAACTCCACACTCCACTGAGACTGCACAGGCACACAGAGGCAGAAGGGCTGAAATCATCCTGCTCATGGACTCCAACGGGAAGTTTCTAGATGAACAGTCTCTTTTCCCAAGACACAGAGTCAAGAAGATCTGGTGCCCTAACACCCAGAGAGCCCTGGAGCTCTTGACCGTGGCTGAGCTGGGATCCCCCAGCCACATAATCATCCACACAGGCACCAACGACCTAAGGTCCCAACAGGAGAGAGTGGCAGACTCACTCAGGAGAATTATTGAAAAAGCCTCCACCACCTTCCCAACCAGCAAAATCATCATGTCCACCCTCCTGCCAAGAAGAGACTTCCACCCCCACACCATACACAGGGTGAACGCCAGCATCTCCAGGGACTGTGCCCTAAAATCCAACGTGTTCCTGGCTCACCACCCAACACTAGGTCCAGACTGACTGTATGACCATGTACACCTATACAGAGAAGCAGTCCCCATCCTGGCCAAGACCCTGAAGGACATCGCCTTCAGCAGGAACCTCACCACCGCTCAGAGTAGCAATCGGCCAGAACAGACCCCACCCAGACCTTCTAGACCTCCAAAACCTCCCATAGCTCCTAGACACCACCAGCCCAGACTAGCAGCAAGGACACCCAGAACACTCTGGCCCCCGCAAGATCTCCACCATCACCAACACACCCCGCAACCAAGTCAACACAGGCCCCCACAACCTAGACCCCCTCCCCCCCGCCTACTGCAGCAGTACAGCCAGCTCTACAGGCACCCCAGCCTACTGGACAGAACTATGCTGAGGTTGTGAGAAGAGCggcacccccaccccccactgGTGACCTCAGGGAgatacagtacatgctacacCTGCTCTGCTCTAACCTCATAGCTAAGTAATAGATGAGCAGAGACAGAATCGTAAAATGT contains the following coding sequences:
- the LOC115595181 gene encoding putative nuclease HARBI1, with amino-acid sequence MACPFDNDPVDEGAALLRRELNIRREMIIRPRIDVLAFPDNYLLERYRFTSQSIIYIHNLIRPYISNITSRSHALTSQQILCVALRLFAKGSFLYNVGDAEHLSKATVCRAVRKVCLALKQLLPIFVIFPGHKPVRAIKEEFHRIAGFPSVIGCIDGTHIPIMAPSHNEADYVNRKSIHSINVQIVCDAAYIISNVEAKWPGSVHDSRIYRESNLSNRLQRGEFDGHLLGDRGYPCQPRLLTPYPDPEPGPQQNFNRAHCRTRARVEMTIGLLKARFQCLRHLRVTPKRACDIIVACVVLHNIATIRGEQHPALQIEDPDDDPIHLSAMQDGRAVRDAICHHHFSD